The Scleropages formosus chromosome 11, fSclFor1.1, whole genome shotgun sequence genome window below encodes:
- the evc gene encoding ellis-van Creveld syndrome protein isoform X3 yields the protein MRSCAAGTRRAGAQEGPPALCDGDVLLESARSSRLVPGLLGLAVALGTLLGLGAAALLYLRLTKARVRAAKCCDPTCCFLGREVDQDAAQGDCGSTARRVSRSNRATETKQQVPTTSTDVAAFALKAKVVYPINQRYRPLADGASNPSLHENAKLGALHPPESSSSSSLGSLSQGNDDEDSSQLAFPSPVPRSLQNERFPRTERFPQALCCPGFEGRISLYCLGLQSFQQLSSELLEQKHTMFPQVLRIVFNEWFRKDKMDSAFYSNILLLQDRELEELEEAASAKRLSAERNEEVASGHSTLEDVERAGRDRQEYSLQMAVGFSRQLERLCRRLHERPGVPPREGLGDMIHTLVRSLLLAERGLAEVQNCHMKSVQEKMLRWEELACCLHTRTTLLRQEAACSLRLVAKALERLGSDGRLSFCRVEKMLSDLRGALREDLQSCSEECMSLTKELLSERCRKTESKRKKLMKTQAKERSRTLDTAAKCKDPQEFVKVHQALLLRQRKDSSDLEDQQDEKTAEAVCELWQKIHLSWSEKLAQRVTALLRTDLREQTGLTHEYCERLGHEVERDLGAQLCHEEAVARQHLDGLRDQLEQDGRTWAEEAALVSASLTQLGEQQLKILRGMVVRQRDVQESGLWTLMEGKQRLLLAALQRLFAARHFGLRLLKEMRLSRLKLLSQYGSRAVELEDCSRCHQGARSGPKEPALSEGDKRQAAEALLVTQGFQQEFLSELDTGTEFAEEHAQLLVGHALAHSVRRRRRAPSAGLPHPQLDEREQQVELAEAVSESVYASRASVATLIHSHYAQMQSIMRNLQQEQHNLLQDLAEESDKRRNRLTWSLQKDLADWGRKPSSIELQQRVDMRKKMILSTYDLELEAAYERMRKKKSLHDQMGKRFQDELQEAQESFLSQLAAMARVPLFSRGEQSEQDRTSDRLLLDEAEEMTTMPNFIAFTTGSCTIASLFLRSQDVGEKKGRR from the exons ATGCGCAGCTGCGCGGCCGGAACGCGGCGGGCCGGAGCACAGGAAGGCCCCCCGGCTCTGTGCGACGGCGATGTGCTGCTGGAGTCCGCGCGCTCCTCCCGCCTCGTCCCCGGACTGCTGGGCCTAGCGGTCGCGCTCGGGACGCTGCTGGGGCTGGGGGCGGCCGCGCTGCTCTACCTGCGCCTCACCAAGGCACGTGTCAGAGCAGCCAAG TGCTGTGACCCCACGTGCTGCTTCCTGGGCAGAGAGGTGGACCAAGATGCTGCTCAGGGGGACTGCGGCAGCACGGCAAGGAGGGTATCTCGGAGCAACAGGGCCACA GAGACGAAGCAACAAGTGCCCACCACCAGCACCGATGTGGCCGCGTTCGCCTTGAAGGCCAAGGTCGTGTACCCCATCAACCAGAGATACCGG CCTCTGGCCGACGGCGCCTCCAATCCCTCCCTGCACGAGAACGCCAAGCTGGGGGCGCTGCACCCGCCCGAGTCGtcgtcctcctccagcctcggGTCCCTGAGCCAGGGCAACGATGACGAGGACAGCAGTCAGCTGGCCTTCCCGTCACCGGTCCCCAGGAGCTTGCAGAACGAGCGCTTCCCCAGGACGGAGCGCTTCCCGCAGGCGCTCTGCTGCCCCGG CTTCGAAGGTAGGATCAGTCTCTACTGTTTGGGTCTGCAGAGCTTCCAGCAACTGTCCTCTGAGCTcctggagcagaaacacacg ATGTTTCCTCAGGTTCTCAGGATTGTTTTCAACGAATGGTTTCGCAAGGACAAGATGGATTCTGCTTTCTACAGCAACATCCTTCTGCTGCAGGACAGG GAGCTGGAAGAGTTGGAGGAGGCAGCGTCGGCGAAACGGCTGAGTGCCGAGAGGAACGAAGAGGTCGCTTCGGGCCACTCCACCTTGGAGGACGTGGAAAGAGCCGGACGGGACCGGCAGGAGTACAGCCTTCAGATG GCGGTGGGATTCAGCAGGCAACTGGAGAGGCTGTGTCGGCGCCTCCACGAGCGACCCGGCGTGCCCCCGAGGGAGGGGCTCGGCGACATGATACACACGCTTGTCCGTAGCCTCCTGCTCGCGGAGAGGGGGTTGGCTGAGGTCCAGAACTGCCACATGAAG AGTGTGCAGGAGAAGATGCTGCGGTGGGAGGAGCTCGCGTGCTGCCTGCACACCCGCACGACCTTGCTGCGGCAGGAGGCCGCGTGCTCGCTGCGGCTCGTGGCCAAGGCGCTGGAGCGGCTCGGCAGCGATGGGCGACTTAGCTTCTGCCGTGTGGAGAAGATGCTGTCAGACTTGCGGGGGGCTTTGAGAGAGGACCTGCAGAGCTGCAGCGAAG AGTGCATGAGCTTGACAAAGGAGCTGCTTAGTGAACGATGCAGGAAGACTGAGAGCAAGAGGAAGAAACTAATGAAGACACAGGCGAAGGAGCGAAGCCGCACGCTGGACACCGCAGCCAAGTGCAAGGACCCCCAGGAGTTCGTCAAg GTGCACCAGGCCCTGCTGCTTAGACAGAGGAAGGACAGCAGTGATCTGGAGGATCAGCAGGATGAGAAAACGGCGGAAGCTGTGTGTGAGCTGTGGCAG AAAATCCACCTGTCCTGGTCCGAGAAGCTGGCGCAGCGGGTGACGGCACTGCTCCGCACAGACCTTCGGGAGCAGACTGGTTTGACCCACGAATACTGCGAACGGCTCGGGCACGAGGTGGAGCGCGACCTTGGTGCGCAGCTGTGCCACGAGGAGGCTGTGGCCAGGCAACACCTGGATGGGCTGCGAGACCAGCTGGAGCAGGATGGACGG ACGTGGGCGGAGGAGGCGGCGCTGGTGTCAGCCAGCCTGACTCAGCTTGGCGAACAGCAGCTCAAGATTCTCAGAGGGATGGTGGTCCGACAGAGGGACGTGCAAGAAAG TGGCCTTTGGACCCTGATGGAGGGGAAacagcgcctcctgctggcagCACTGCAGAGGCTCTTTGCGGCACGCCACTTTGGCCTGCGGCTCCTCAAGGAGATGCGGCTGTCCCGCCTGAAGCTTCTGTCCCAGTACGGCAGCAGAGCCGTGGAGCTGGAGGACTGCAGCAGATGCCACCAAGGCGCGAGAAGTGGCCCCAAG GAGCCGGCGCTCAGCGAGGGAGACAAGCGACAGGCTGCGGAGGCTCTGCTCGTCACCCAGGGCTTTCAGCAAGAGTTCTTGTCAGAGCTGGACACGGGGACAGAGTTCGCGGAAGAGCACGCCCAGCTGCTGGTGGGCCACGCTCTCGCCCACAGTGTGCGCCGGCGCCGCCGAGCCCCGAGCGCCGGGCTGCCGCACCCACAGCTTGATGAGCGCGAGCAA CAGGTGGAGCTCGCGGAGGCGGTCTCGGAGAGCGTGTACGCGAGCCGTGCTTCTGTCGCCACGCTGATCCACAGCCACTACGCACAGATGCAGAGCATCATGAGGaacctgcagcaggagcagcacaaCTTACTGCAGGACCTTGCAG AGGAGAGTGACAAGAGGAGGAATCGGCTGACGTGGAGCCTGCAGAAGGACCTGGCCGACTGGGGCAGGAAGCCCAGCTCCATTGAGCTCCAGCAGAG GGTGGACATGCGGAAGAAGATGATCCTGAGCACGTATGACTTGGAACTTGAAGCCGCATATGAaaggatgaggaagaagaagtCTCTTCACGACCAAATGGGAAAGCGTTTTCAGGACGAGCTGCAG GAAGCTCAGGAGTCCTTCCTGTCACAGTTGGCTGCTATGGCCAGGGTGCCACTGTTCAGTAGGGGGGAGCAGTCTGAGCAAGACAGGACGTCTGACAG GCTTTTACTGGATGAAGCGGAGGAGATGACTACGATGCCCAATTTCATAGCGTTCACGACAGGTAGTTGCACCATTGCATCACTGTTCCTTAGATCGCAAGATGTTggagagaagaaaggaagaagaTAA
- the evc gene encoding ellis-van Creveld syndrome protein isoform X2, giving the protein MRSCAAGTRRAGAQEGPPALCDGDVLLESARSSRLVPGLLGLAVALGTLLGLGAAALLYLRLTKARVRAAKCCDPTCCFLGREVDQDAAQGDCGSTARRVSRSNRATETKQQVPTTSTDVAAFALKAKVVYPINQRYRPLADGASNPSLHENAKLGALHPPESSSSSSLGSLSQGNDDEDSSQLAFPSPVPRSLQNERFPRTERFPQALCCPGFEGRISLYCLGLQSFQQLSSELLEQKHTMFPQVLRIVFNEWFRKDKMDSAFYSNILLLQDRELEELEEAASAKRLSAERNEEVASGHSTLEDVERAGRDRQEYSLQMAVGFSRQLERLCRRLHERPGVPPREGLGDMIHTLVRSLLLAERGLAEVQNCHMKSVQEKMLRWEELACCLHTRTTLLRQEAACSLRLVAKALERLGSDGRLSFCRVEKMLSDLRGALREDLQSCSEECMSLTKELLSERCRKTESKRKKLMKTQAKERSRTLDTAAKCKDPQEFVKVHQALLLRQRKDSSDLEDQQDEKTAEAVCELWQKIHLSWSEKLAQRVTALLRTDLREQTGLTHEYCERLGHEVERDLGAQLCHEEAVARQHLDGLRDQLEQDGRTWAEEAALVSASLTQLGEQQLKILRGMVVRQRDVQESGLWTLMEGKQRLLLAALQRLFAARHFGLRLLKEMRLSRLKLLSQYGSRAVELEDCSRCHQGARSGPKEPALSEGDKRQAAEALLVTQGFQQEFLSELDTGTEFAEEHAQLLVGHALAHSVRRRRRAPSAGLPHPQLDEREQVELAEAVSESVYASRASVATLIHSHYAQMQSIMRNLQQEQHNLLQDLAEESDKRRNRLTWSLQKDLADWGRKPSSIELQQRVDMRKKMILSTYDLELEAAYERMRKKKSLHDQMGKRFQDELQEAQESFLSQLAAMARVPLFSRGEQSEQDRTSDSAQDCRAPGGGGAELLLDEAEEMTTMPNFIAFTTGSCTIASLFLRSQDVGEKKGRR; this is encoded by the exons ATGCGCAGCTGCGCGGCCGGAACGCGGCGGGCCGGAGCACAGGAAGGCCCCCCGGCTCTGTGCGACGGCGATGTGCTGCTGGAGTCCGCGCGCTCCTCCCGCCTCGTCCCCGGACTGCTGGGCCTAGCGGTCGCGCTCGGGACGCTGCTGGGGCTGGGGGCGGCCGCGCTGCTCTACCTGCGCCTCACCAAGGCACGTGTCAGAGCAGCCAAG TGCTGTGACCCCACGTGCTGCTTCCTGGGCAGAGAGGTGGACCAAGATGCTGCTCAGGGGGACTGCGGCAGCACGGCAAGGAGGGTATCTCGGAGCAACAGGGCCACA GAGACGAAGCAACAAGTGCCCACCACCAGCACCGATGTGGCCGCGTTCGCCTTGAAGGCCAAGGTCGTGTACCCCATCAACCAGAGATACCGG CCTCTGGCCGACGGCGCCTCCAATCCCTCCCTGCACGAGAACGCCAAGCTGGGGGCGCTGCACCCGCCCGAGTCGtcgtcctcctccagcctcggGTCCCTGAGCCAGGGCAACGATGACGAGGACAGCAGTCAGCTGGCCTTCCCGTCACCGGTCCCCAGGAGCTTGCAGAACGAGCGCTTCCCCAGGACGGAGCGCTTCCCGCAGGCGCTCTGCTGCCCCGG CTTCGAAGGTAGGATCAGTCTCTACTGTTTGGGTCTGCAGAGCTTCCAGCAACTGTCCTCTGAGCTcctggagcagaaacacacg ATGTTTCCTCAGGTTCTCAGGATTGTTTTCAACGAATGGTTTCGCAAGGACAAGATGGATTCTGCTTTCTACAGCAACATCCTTCTGCTGCAGGACAGG GAGCTGGAAGAGTTGGAGGAGGCAGCGTCGGCGAAACGGCTGAGTGCCGAGAGGAACGAAGAGGTCGCTTCGGGCCACTCCACCTTGGAGGACGTGGAAAGAGCCGGACGGGACCGGCAGGAGTACAGCCTTCAGATG GCGGTGGGATTCAGCAGGCAACTGGAGAGGCTGTGTCGGCGCCTCCACGAGCGACCCGGCGTGCCCCCGAGGGAGGGGCTCGGCGACATGATACACACGCTTGTCCGTAGCCTCCTGCTCGCGGAGAGGGGGTTGGCTGAGGTCCAGAACTGCCACATGAAG AGTGTGCAGGAGAAGATGCTGCGGTGGGAGGAGCTCGCGTGCTGCCTGCACACCCGCACGACCTTGCTGCGGCAGGAGGCCGCGTGCTCGCTGCGGCTCGTGGCCAAGGCGCTGGAGCGGCTCGGCAGCGATGGGCGACTTAGCTTCTGCCGTGTGGAGAAGATGCTGTCAGACTTGCGGGGGGCTTTGAGAGAGGACCTGCAGAGCTGCAGCGAAG AGTGCATGAGCTTGACAAAGGAGCTGCTTAGTGAACGATGCAGGAAGACTGAGAGCAAGAGGAAGAAACTAATGAAGACACAGGCGAAGGAGCGAAGCCGCACGCTGGACACCGCAGCCAAGTGCAAGGACCCCCAGGAGTTCGTCAAg GTGCACCAGGCCCTGCTGCTTAGACAGAGGAAGGACAGCAGTGATCTGGAGGATCAGCAGGATGAGAAAACGGCGGAAGCTGTGTGTGAGCTGTGGCAG AAAATCCACCTGTCCTGGTCCGAGAAGCTGGCGCAGCGGGTGACGGCACTGCTCCGCACAGACCTTCGGGAGCAGACTGGTTTGACCCACGAATACTGCGAACGGCTCGGGCACGAGGTGGAGCGCGACCTTGGTGCGCAGCTGTGCCACGAGGAGGCTGTGGCCAGGCAACACCTGGATGGGCTGCGAGACCAGCTGGAGCAGGATGGACGG ACGTGGGCGGAGGAGGCGGCGCTGGTGTCAGCCAGCCTGACTCAGCTTGGCGAACAGCAGCTCAAGATTCTCAGAGGGATGGTGGTCCGACAGAGGGACGTGCAAGAAAG TGGCCTTTGGACCCTGATGGAGGGGAAacagcgcctcctgctggcagCACTGCAGAGGCTCTTTGCGGCACGCCACTTTGGCCTGCGGCTCCTCAAGGAGATGCGGCTGTCCCGCCTGAAGCTTCTGTCCCAGTACGGCAGCAGAGCCGTGGAGCTGGAGGACTGCAGCAGATGCCACCAAGGCGCGAGAAGTGGCCCCAAG GAGCCGGCGCTCAGCGAGGGAGACAAGCGACAGGCTGCGGAGGCTCTGCTCGTCACCCAGGGCTTTCAGCAAGAGTTCTTGTCAGAGCTGGACACGGGGACAGAGTTCGCGGAAGAGCACGCCCAGCTGCTGGTGGGCCACGCTCTCGCCCACAGTGTGCGCCGGCGCCGCCGAGCCCCGAGCGCCGGGCTGCCGCACCCACAGCTTGATGAGCGCGAGCAA GTGGAGCTCGCGGAGGCGGTCTCGGAGAGCGTGTACGCGAGCCGTGCTTCTGTCGCCACGCTGATCCACAGCCACTACGCACAGATGCAGAGCATCATGAGGaacctgcagcaggagcagcacaaCTTACTGCAGGACCTTGCAG AGGAGAGTGACAAGAGGAGGAATCGGCTGACGTGGAGCCTGCAGAAGGACCTGGCCGACTGGGGCAGGAAGCCCAGCTCCATTGAGCTCCAGCAGAG GGTGGACATGCGGAAGAAGATGATCCTGAGCACGTATGACTTGGAACTTGAAGCCGCATATGAaaggatgaggaagaagaagtCTCTTCACGACCAAATGGGAAAGCGTTTTCAGGACGAGCTGCAG GAAGCTCAGGAGTCCTTCCTGTCACAGTTGGCTGCTATGGCCAGGGTGCCACTGTTCAGTAGGGGGGAGCAGTCTGAGCAAGACAGGACGTCTGACAG TGCACAGGACTGCCGAGCacctggaggtggaggagcaga GCTTTTACTGGATGAAGCGGAGGAGATGACTACGATGCCCAATTTCATAGCGTTCACGACAGGTAGTTGCACCATTGCATCACTGTTCCTTAGATCGCAAGATGTTggagagaagaaaggaagaagaTAA
- the evc gene encoding ellis-van Creveld syndrome protein isoform X5 — protein MRSCAAGTRRAGAQEGPPALCDGDVLLESARSSRLVPGLLGLAVALGTLLGLGAAALLYLRLTKARVRAAKCCDPTCCFLGREVDQDAAQGDCGSTARRVSRSNRATETKQQVPTTSTDVAAFALKAKVVYPINQRYRPLADGASNPSLHENAKLGALHPPESSSSSSLGSLSQGNDDEDSSQLAFPSPVPRSLQNERFPRTERFPQALCCPGFEGRISLYCLGLQSFQQLSSELLEQKHTMFPQVLRIVFNEWFRKDKMDSAFYSNILLLQDRELEELEEAASAKRLSAERNEEVASGHSTLEDVERAGRDRQEYSLQMAVGFSRQLERLCRRLHERPGVPPREGLGDMIHTLVRSLLLAERGLAEVQNCHMKSVQEKMLRWEELACCLHTRTTLLRQEAACSLRLVAKALERLGSDGRLSFCRVEKMLSDLRGALREDLQSCSEECMSLTKELLSERCRKTESKRKKLMKTQAKERSRTLDTAAKCKDPQEFVKVHQALLLRQRKDSSDLEDQQDEKTAEAVCELWQKIHLSWSEKLAQRVTALLRTDLREQTGLTHEYCERLGHEVERDLGAQLCHEEAVARQHLDGLRDQLEQDGRTWAEEAALVSASLTQLGEQQLKILRGMVVRQRDVQESGLWTLMEGKQRLLLAALQRLFAARHFGLRLLKEMRLSRLKLLSQYGSRAVELEDCSRCHQGARSGPKEPALSEGDKRQAAEALLVTQGFQQEFLSELDTGTEFAEEHAQLLVGHALAHSVRRRRRAPSAGLPHPQLDEREQQVELAEAVSESVYASRASVATLIHSHYAQMQSIMRNLQQEQHNLLQDLAEESDKRRNRLTWSLQKDLADWGRKPSSIELQQRVDMRKKMILSTYDLELEAAYERMRKKKSLHDQMGKRFQDELQEAQESFLSQLAAMARVPLFSRGEQSEQDRTSDSAQDCRAPGGGGAE, from the exons ATGCGCAGCTGCGCGGCCGGAACGCGGCGGGCCGGAGCACAGGAAGGCCCCCCGGCTCTGTGCGACGGCGATGTGCTGCTGGAGTCCGCGCGCTCCTCCCGCCTCGTCCCCGGACTGCTGGGCCTAGCGGTCGCGCTCGGGACGCTGCTGGGGCTGGGGGCGGCCGCGCTGCTCTACCTGCGCCTCACCAAGGCACGTGTCAGAGCAGCCAAG TGCTGTGACCCCACGTGCTGCTTCCTGGGCAGAGAGGTGGACCAAGATGCTGCTCAGGGGGACTGCGGCAGCACGGCAAGGAGGGTATCTCGGAGCAACAGGGCCACA GAGACGAAGCAACAAGTGCCCACCACCAGCACCGATGTGGCCGCGTTCGCCTTGAAGGCCAAGGTCGTGTACCCCATCAACCAGAGATACCGG CCTCTGGCCGACGGCGCCTCCAATCCCTCCCTGCACGAGAACGCCAAGCTGGGGGCGCTGCACCCGCCCGAGTCGtcgtcctcctccagcctcggGTCCCTGAGCCAGGGCAACGATGACGAGGACAGCAGTCAGCTGGCCTTCCCGTCACCGGTCCCCAGGAGCTTGCAGAACGAGCGCTTCCCCAGGACGGAGCGCTTCCCGCAGGCGCTCTGCTGCCCCGG CTTCGAAGGTAGGATCAGTCTCTACTGTTTGGGTCTGCAGAGCTTCCAGCAACTGTCCTCTGAGCTcctggagcagaaacacacg ATGTTTCCTCAGGTTCTCAGGATTGTTTTCAACGAATGGTTTCGCAAGGACAAGATGGATTCTGCTTTCTACAGCAACATCCTTCTGCTGCAGGACAGG GAGCTGGAAGAGTTGGAGGAGGCAGCGTCGGCGAAACGGCTGAGTGCCGAGAGGAACGAAGAGGTCGCTTCGGGCCACTCCACCTTGGAGGACGTGGAAAGAGCCGGACGGGACCGGCAGGAGTACAGCCTTCAGATG GCGGTGGGATTCAGCAGGCAACTGGAGAGGCTGTGTCGGCGCCTCCACGAGCGACCCGGCGTGCCCCCGAGGGAGGGGCTCGGCGACATGATACACACGCTTGTCCGTAGCCTCCTGCTCGCGGAGAGGGGGTTGGCTGAGGTCCAGAACTGCCACATGAAG AGTGTGCAGGAGAAGATGCTGCGGTGGGAGGAGCTCGCGTGCTGCCTGCACACCCGCACGACCTTGCTGCGGCAGGAGGCCGCGTGCTCGCTGCGGCTCGTGGCCAAGGCGCTGGAGCGGCTCGGCAGCGATGGGCGACTTAGCTTCTGCCGTGTGGAGAAGATGCTGTCAGACTTGCGGGGGGCTTTGAGAGAGGACCTGCAGAGCTGCAGCGAAG AGTGCATGAGCTTGACAAAGGAGCTGCTTAGTGAACGATGCAGGAAGACTGAGAGCAAGAGGAAGAAACTAATGAAGACACAGGCGAAGGAGCGAAGCCGCACGCTGGACACCGCAGCCAAGTGCAAGGACCCCCAGGAGTTCGTCAAg GTGCACCAGGCCCTGCTGCTTAGACAGAGGAAGGACAGCAGTGATCTGGAGGATCAGCAGGATGAGAAAACGGCGGAAGCTGTGTGTGAGCTGTGGCAG AAAATCCACCTGTCCTGGTCCGAGAAGCTGGCGCAGCGGGTGACGGCACTGCTCCGCACAGACCTTCGGGAGCAGACTGGTTTGACCCACGAATACTGCGAACGGCTCGGGCACGAGGTGGAGCGCGACCTTGGTGCGCAGCTGTGCCACGAGGAGGCTGTGGCCAGGCAACACCTGGATGGGCTGCGAGACCAGCTGGAGCAGGATGGACGG ACGTGGGCGGAGGAGGCGGCGCTGGTGTCAGCCAGCCTGACTCAGCTTGGCGAACAGCAGCTCAAGATTCTCAGAGGGATGGTGGTCCGACAGAGGGACGTGCAAGAAAG TGGCCTTTGGACCCTGATGGAGGGGAAacagcgcctcctgctggcagCACTGCAGAGGCTCTTTGCGGCACGCCACTTTGGCCTGCGGCTCCTCAAGGAGATGCGGCTGTCCCGCCTGAAGCTTCTGTCCCAGTACGGCAGCAGAGCCGTGGAGCTGGAGGACTGCAGCAGATGCCACCAAGGCGCGAGAAGTGGCCCCAAG GAGCCGGCGCTCAGCGAGGGAGACAAGCGACAGGCTGCGGAGGCTCTGCTCGTCACCCAGGGCTTTCAGCAAGAGTTCTTGTCAGAGCTGGACACGGGGACAGAGTTCGCGGAAGAGCACGCCCAGCTGCTGGTGGGCCACGCTCTCGCCCACAGTGTGCGCCGGCGCCGCCGAGCCCCGAGCGCCGGGCTGCCGCACCCACAGCTTGATGAGCGCGAGCAA CAGGTGGAGCTCGCGGAGGCGGTCTCGGAGAGCGTGTACGCGAGCCGTGCTTCTGTCGCCACGCTGATCCACAGCCACTACGCACAGATGCAGAGCATCATGAGGaacctgcagcaggagcagcacaaCTTACTGCAGGACCTTGCAG AGGAGAGTGACAAGAGGAGGAATCGGCTGACGTGGAGCCTGCAGAAGGACCTGGCCGACTGGGGCAGGAAGCCCAGCTCCATTGAGCTCCAGCAGAG GGTGGACATGCGGAAGAAGATGATCCTGAGCACGTATGACTTGGAACTTGAAGCCGCATATGAaaggatgaggaagaagaagtCTCTTCACGACCAAATGGGAAAGCGTTTTCAGGACGAGCTGCAG GAAGCTCAGGAGTCCTTCCTGTCACAGTTGGCTGCTATGGCCAGGGTGCCACTGTTCAGTAGGGGGGAGCAGTCTGAGCAAGACAGGACGTCTGACAG TGCACAGGACTGCCGAGCacctggaggtggaggagcagagtga